One genomic segment of Clostridium saccharoperbutylacetonicum N1-4(HMT) includes these proteins:
- a CDS encoding ATP-binding cassette domain-containing protein, which yields MYLLELKNINKYYKLNGNKKVYALNNINLNFHKGELVSVIGESGSGKSTLMNLIGGLDSEYSGEVIVDGKNIKKYEIKELDKYRKNTVGFIFQSFNLISHLSILDNVTIAMTLSNVRKKERVTRAKEILNELGLINHIYKKPNQLSGGQKQRVAIARALVNDPEMIIADEPTGSLDSKTSMKVLEILRKIAENGKLVIMVTHSEKVASYSSRVISIADGMIIEDREIFKLESSVNEEKVKVNKKGQKLSIISSIMLAIVNMKRKLIRNILISIGASIGIMGVILMLSFGNGVKAYFNNTMNSYVNPLVIEVNMSSDDTETVNLDIAAVQKPNINTQKTFEEEDIQALSKIENVSSIEKGYNIISMGVNSLTYNNKTSNLMRLSTVSSNIINSNIKEGALPKGGEILINKSASDKLGDDVIGKKISMHILVNQKIIDKQFVVSGIYTAVGGDLTSIMKSAFLNYSDLENLYSENKYTLKPNAVYINTSSEKYTTAIKDKVREMGYSVSSQEEMMKLFDQMISILTYVLSGIAAISLVVSAIMIIVVMYISVVERTKEIGIIKAIGARRKDIRRIFVCEAFLIGVFSGIIGLAFAFLFMRGINIISNKLFGIKLVLIKKSYEVFGIVVSIIISTMSGLLPANKAARLDPVESLRRE from the coding sequence ATGTATTTATTGGAGTTAAAGAATATTAATAAGTACTATAAATTAAATGGAAACAAAAAAGTTTATGCATTAAATAATATCAACTTGAATTTTCATAAAGGTGAATTAGTATCTGTTATTGGGGAATCAGGTAGTGGAAAATCAACATTAATGAATTTAATAGGAGGATTAGATTCTGAGTATTCTGGAGAAGTAATTGTAGATGGAAAAAATATAAAAAAATATGAAATAAAAGAACTTGATAAATATAGAAAAAATACAGTTGGATTTATTTTTCAAAGCTTTAATTTAATATCACATCTATCTATTTTAGATAATGTAACAATAGCTATGACTTTATCTAATGTTAGAAAAAAGGAACGAGTTACACGTGCAAAAGAAATATTGAATGAACTTGGATTAATAAATCACATATATAAGAAGCCCAACCAATTATCTGGTGGACAAAAACAAAGGGTAGCTATTGCAAGAGCTTTAGTTAATGATCCAGAAATGATTATTGCTGATGAGCCTACAGGCAGTTTAGATTCTAAGACATCAATGAAGGTTTTGGAAATACTTAGGAAGATTGCTGAAAACGGTAAACTTGTGATTATGGTTACTCACTCCGAGAAGGTGGCTTCTTACTCCAGCAGAGTGATTAGTATAGCAGATGGAATGATAATTGAAGATAGAGAAATTTTTAAATTAGAAAGCAGCGTTAATGAAGAAAAAGTAAAGGTTAATAAAAAAGGTCAAAAATTAAGTATTATTTCTTCTATAATGTTAGCTATTGTTAATATGAAAAGAAAGTTAATACGCAATATACTTATTTCTATAGGAGCCAGTATTGGAATAATGGGAGTTATTTTAATGCTATCCTTTGGAAATGGAGTTAAAGCTTATTTTAATAATACAATGAATAGTTATGTAAATCCTTTGGTAATAGAAGTTAATATGTCCAGTGATGATACAGAAACGGTTAACTTGGATATTGCTGCTGTACAAAAACCAAATATTAATACACAAAAAACATTCGAAGAAGAAGATATACAGGCTTTATCAAAAATAGAAAATGTATCTTCAATAGAAAAAGGCTATAATATAATTTCTATGGGAGTTAATTCCCTAACTTATAATAATAAAACAAGTAATTTAATGAGATTATCAACGGTGTCATCAAATATAATAAACTCCAATATTAAAGAGGGAGCATTGCCTAAAGGTGGAGAAATATTAATTAATAAGTCTGCAAGTGACAAACTTGGAGATGATGTTATTGGTAAAAAAATTAGTATGCATATATTGGTCAATCAAAAAATCATAGATAAACAATTTGTTGTCAGCGGAATATATACTGCGGTTGGTGGGGATTTAACCTCAATAATGAAATCTGCTTTTTTGAATTACTCAGATTTAGAAAACTTGTATTCAGAAAATAAATATACATTAAAACCAAATGCAGTTTATATTAATACGAGTAGTGAAAAATATACAACTGCAATTAAAGATAAAGTTAGGGAAATGGGATATTCGGTTTCTTCGCAAGAGGAAATGATGAAACTATTTGACCAAATGATAAGTATTTTAACATATGTACTATCAGGGATCGCAGCAATATCTTTGGTAGTATCAGCAATTATGATAATAGTAGTTATGTATATTAGCGTTGTAGAAAGAACAAAAGAAATAGGGATAATTAAAGCCATTGGTGCAAGAAGAAAAGATATAAGAAGAATTTTTGTTTGTGAAGCATTTTTAATTGGAGTTTTTAGTGGTATTATAGGACTCGCTTTTGCATTCTTATTTATGAGGGGGATAAATATCATCTCAAATAAATTGTTTGGGATTAAATTAGTTTTAATAAAAAAGTCCTATGAAGTATTTGGAATAGTGGTAAGTATAATTATAAGTACAATGTCGGGATTGTTACCAGCCAATAAAGCTGCTAGGTTAGATCCGGTGGAATCATTAAGAAGAGAATAG
- a CDS encoding tyrosine-protein phosphatase, with amino-acid sequence MIDIHSHIIPTIDDGSKNVEMTLEMLRNAERDGTKEIVATPHYLLEYGESTISEVKVFVKEINSIIKSEGINLKVYAGQEVYYTENIIQYYMEGKIGTINGSRYMLIEFPMHKLNKNISDVLYELQIRDIIPIIAHPERYKAIIEKPSRINRFIDEGYLFQMNAGSLEGKFGTNVKKTTEIFLANRIYNFIGSDAHNIENRTTGLSKAKTILNKKKKNKDMGRIFEESSKKMLNNEQVDFFGTKIEEKKSIFSLLKK; translated from the coding sequence ATGATAGATATTCACTCACATATAATACCAACCATTGATGATGGTTCTAAAAATGTTGAAATGACACTAGAAATGCTAAGAAATGCAGAAAGAGATGGCACAAAAGAAATAGTTGCAACTCCCCATTATTTGTTAGAGTATGGAGAATCAACAATTTCAGAAGTTAAGGTATTCGTTAAAGAAATAAATTCTATTATAAAAAGTGAAGGAATAAATTTAAAAGTATATGCTGGACAAGAAGTTTACTATACTGAGAATATAATACAATATTATATGGAAGGCAAGATTGGAACAATAAATGGTTCGAGATATATGTTAATTGAATTTCCAATGCATAAATTAAATAAAAATATATCTGATGTACTATATGAACTTCAAATTAGAGATATTATTCCGATAATAGCTCATCCAGAACGGTATAAAGCTATTATAGAAAAACCTTCAAGAATTAATAGATTCATTGATGAAGGATATTTATTTCAAATGAATGCCGGAAGCTTAGAAGGAAAATTTGGAACAAATGTAAAAAAGACAACAGAAATCTTTTTAGCTAATAGAATATATAACTTCATTGGCTCAGATGCTCATAATATAGAAAATAGAACTACAGGATTATCAAAGGCGAAAACAATATTAAACAAAAAGAAAAAAAATAAAGATATGGGAAGAATATTTGAAGAAAGTTCAAAAAAGATGCTAAACAATGAGCAGGTTGATTTTTTTGGAACAAAAATTGAAGAAAAGAAATCAATATTTTCATTATTAAAAAAATAA
- a CDS encoding phage replisome organizer N-terminal domain-containing protein, with translation MKFRVDMFDDTKFKMIDTKHERDLIHYVWTRFVTLTGKVNLEVDLHISKNIPYTIETLVIKFNRGIDQIKLGLDILIELEMIKLTEDNIYRVKKNKKVKKNKKKEQNIDAIDEDVEDIRIVCFYDGDEERPLGVGERVVQKWSF, from the coding sequence ATTAAATTTAGAGTTGATATGTTTGATGATACAAAATTTAAAATGATAGATACGAAGCATGAAAGAGATCTTATTCATTATGTTTGGACTAGATTTGTCACTTTAACTGGAAAGGTTAATTTAGAAGTGGATTTGCATATTTCTAAAAATATTCCATATACAATAGAAACTTTAGTAATAAAATTTAATAGAGGTATTGATCAAATTAAATTAGGATTAGATATATTAATAGAATTAGAAATGATTAAACTTACTGAAGATAATATTTATAGAGTGAAAAAGAATAAGAAGGTAAAGAAAAATAAGAAAAAAGAACAGAATATTGATGCTATTGATGAAGATGTTGAAGATATTAGAATTGTTTGTTTTTATGATGGTGATGAAGAAAGACCTTTAGGAGTGGGAGAACGTGTTGTCCAGAAGTGGTCTTTTTGA
- a CDS encoding prepilin peptidase, whose amino-acid sequence MNVFIPIICGLTFEVSALQLGFIIILAKAIVMTAILIIISFIDLRHRIIPDFMVAIALIIGIIFSFIVRAPLIDAILGMICGIGILFLLALIPNAMGGGDIKLMFAIEAFLGLNRTLWALLLAFIISSIISIALILLKIKGTKDYIAFGPFLSLGSFISLLIFI is encoded by the coding sequence GTGAATGTTTTTATTCCTATTATTTGTGGATTGACATTTGAAGTTTCAGCCTTACAATTAGGGTTTATAATTATATTAGCTAAGGCAATAGTTATGACAGCAATTTTAATCATAATTTCTTTTATTGATTTGCGACATAGAATTATACCGGATTTTATGGTTGCTATAGCTTTAATTATTGGAATTATATTTTCTTTTATAGTTAGAGCTCCGCTTATAGATGCAATACTTGGAATGATATGTGGTATAGGAATACTATTTTTATTAGCTCTTATTCCTAATGCCATGGGTGGGGGAGATATAAAGCTTATGTTTGCCATTGAAGCCTTTTTAGGACTAAATAGAACCTTATGGGCACTCCTTTTAGCGTTTATTATTTCTTCAATAATCAGTATTGCTTTAATATTATTAAAAATAAAGGGAACTAAGGATTATATCGCATTTGGTCCATTTTTATCATTAGGAAGTTTCATTTCATTACTGATTTTTATATAA
- a CDS encoding sensor histidine kinase has protein sequence MINNMDLDVNAISKIINNIIGEIDSSRGQILNIVENIRKDKEKLKLEIKKVKEDVVRVIGEVDELERQDKASRKRLARVSANFKKYSESDIKKAYERAEDTRVKFYTKKNEEKLLRDKRDSLEIALKKTMVNIEGGEKIINQISIAMGYLEGDILSVLEGADKNSEMFIGIKILEAQENERKRIARDIHDGPAQHMANVVMKVDICKMVLQKDFEEGLKELEDLKGCVKVALKEVRSIIFDLRPMSLDDLGLIQTIQQTVNTISEESNIDIKIKLKPIETEIESIIQVAVYRIIQEIFNNIKKHSKAKSAEVKMDFGVKYLILIITDDGVGFNIEETLKRVKTKGTSYGLISIFDRVNQLQGEVSIKSSKKTGTTYTVKLPINREVAKDERRGN, from the coding sequence GTGATAAACAATATGGACTTAGATGTTAATGCTATCAGTAAAATAATCAACAATATAATAGGGGAGATAGATTCAAGCAGAGGGCAAATACTTAATATTGTTGAAAACATAAGAAAAGATAAGGAAAAATTGAAGCTTGAGATTAAGAAAGTTAAGGAGGATGTTGTTAGGGTTATAGGTGAGGTTGATGAACTGGAAAGGCAAGATAAGGCTAGTAGAAAAAGACTGGCTCGGGTCTCTGCAAATTTTAAAAAATATTCTGAAAGTGATATTAAGAAGGCTTACGAAAGAGCAGAGGATACAAGGGTTAAATTTTATACAAAGAAAAACGAAGAAAAATTACTAAGAGATAAAAGAGATAGTCTGGAAATAGCCCTAAAGAAAACAATGGTAAATATTGAGGGTGGTGAAAAAATAATTAATCAAATAAGTATCGCCATGGGTTATTTAGAGGGAGATATTCTTTCGGTTTTAGAAGGAGCTGATAAAAATTCGGAAATGTTTATTGGTATAAAAATTTTAGAAGCTCAAGAAAATGAAAGAAAGAGAATTGCAAGAGATATTCATGATGGACCTGCTCAGCATATGGCTAATGTAGTTATGAAGGTGGATATTTGTAAGATGGTTCTTCAGAAGGATTTTGAAGAAGGACTTAAGGAATTGGAAGATTTAAAGGGATGTGTTAAAGTAGCCTTAAAGGAAGTAAGAAGTATTATATTTGATTTAAGACCAATGTCTTTAGATGATTTGGGGTTAATTCAAACTATACAGCAAACAGTAAATACTATTTCAGAGGAGTCTAATATTGATATAAAGATAAAATTAAAGCCCATTGAGACAGAAATAGAATCCATTATTCAGGTTGCAGTATATAGAATTATTCAGGAAATATTCAATAATATTAAAAAGCATTCTAAAGCAAAGAGTGCAGAGGTAAAGATGGATTTCGGAGTAAAATATTTAATATTAATTATAACTGATGATGGTGTTGGATTTAATATAGAAGAAACTTTAAAGAGGGTAAAAACCAAAGGAACTTCCTATGGACTTATTAGTATTTTTGATAGAGTAAATCAGCTTCAGGGGGAAGTTTCAATCAAATCCTCGAAGAAAACAGGTACAACTTATACTGTTAAGCTTCCTATTAATCGAGAGGTGGCAAAAGATGAAAGACGAGGTAATTAA
- a CDS encoding response regulator, which yields MKDEVIKILIADDHDIIRQGLKRIISFEEDMNIDFEAENGEKALKLLNMHELDVVILDCNMPIMNGIEILRSIKVQGDKIKVIMLTVENDRNTINTAINIGADGYMLKDSAGTEIVNAIRTVHKGEKYIDKSLVSILFSDMKIKDKKVASVLDKLSRREVEVLIKISKGLSNKEIGEQLYLSEKTIKNYATNLFRKINVEDRVKATIFAIENNIKEYYISKYED from the coding sequence ATGAAAGACGAGGTAATTAAAATATTGATCGCTGATGATCATGATATAATAAGGCAGGGTTTAAAGAGAATTATTAGTTTTGAAGAGGATATGAATATTGATTTTGAGGCAGAAAATGGTGAGAAGGCACTGAAGCTTTTAAATATGCATGAGTTAGATGTTGTTATATTAGATTGCAATATGCCAATTATGAATGGCATTGAAATTCTTAGAAGTATAAAGGTGCAAGGAGACAAAATTAAAGTCATAATGTTAACTGTTGAAAATGATAGAAATACTATTAATACAGCTATAAATATTGGAGCAGATGGCTATATGCTTAAGGATTCAGCAGGAACAGAGATCGTAAATGCAATTAGAACAGTACATAAGGGTGAAAAATATATTGATAAATCATTAGTTTCCATACTTTTTTCAGACATGAAAATTAAGGATAAGAAAGTAGCAAGTGTTTTAGATAAGCTTTCAAGAAGAGAGGTTGAAGTGCTGATTAAAATCTCGAAAGGGCTTAGTAATAAGGAAATTGGAGAACAACTGTATCTTTCGGAAAAGACAATTAAAAACTATGCTACAAATCTTTTTAGAAAGATAAATGTGGAGGATAGAGTTAAGGCTACAATTTTTGCAATAGAAAATAATATCAAGGAATATTACATAAGTAAATATGAGGATTAA
- a CDS encoding YveK family protein — MNEDIIRIEELIKILKKRWKMIVSITIISTIFSVFMSFYMISPKYEASTKVFIGKENSKDARYSDNDVNMYQKLLKTYVEVISTNNLVEKAIDKEGLDITSEEVLKGLTVAPRADTQILEIKYISEDRILAKDVVDSITDEFIESSTELIPNGDVKIIDKVKIPERPVSPNKKMNIAIAFLLGLMISVGLSFLLDAMNNTLKTKEELERILGLPVIGTIPNELA; from the coding sequence ATGAATGAAGACATTATAAGAATTGAAGAGCTAATAAAGATATTAAAAAAAAGATGGAAGATGATAGTTTCAATAACAATCATTTCAACCATATTTTCCGTGTTTATGAGTTTTTATATGATTTCACCTAAATATGAAGCAAGTACAAAGGTATTTATAGGAAAAGAAAATAGTAAAGATGCAAGATATAGTGATAATGATGTTAACATGTATCAAAAATTATTAAAGACATATGTGGAGGTTATATCCACTAATAATTTAGTTGAAAAGGCCATTGATAAAGAAGGCCTAGATATAACGTCGGAAGAGGTTCTTAAAGGATTAACTGTTGCACCAAGAGCTGATACTCAAATTTTAGAAATTAAGTATATAAGTGAAGATAGGATCTTAGCTAAAGATGTAGTAGATTCAATTACAGATGAATTTATAGAATCATCTACAGAGCTTATACCAAATGGGGATGTAAAGATAATAGATAAAGTAAAAATACCTGAAAGGCCAGTAAGTCCAAATAAAAAAATGAATATAGCTATTGCATTTTTACTTGGATTAATGATTAGTGTAGGATTATCATTTTTATTAGATGCTATGAACAATACATTAAAAACAAAGGAAGAATTAGAACGAATATTGGGGTTGCCAGTCATTGGTACTATCCCTAATGAATTAGCGTAA
- a CDS encoding CpsD/CapB family tyrosine-protein kinase: protein MFKVRKSGKAVLGQEHKEFIVEQKPKSLESEAYKTLRTDIQYSSFNKQLKAMLITSSEREEGKSTVSGNLALSFAQNDKKIILVDCDLRRPSIHKKFKISNLVGLSEILIGKTSLEETVQQYNDNLDILSSGKIPPNPSEMLSSNAMNNLIEKLKEKYDIVILDSAPLQAVTDAQILATKVDGTILVVRAERTKKESIIEAKSLLDKVGANIIGTVLNAAENTREKYHYY from the coding sequence ATGTTTAAGGTAAGAAAATCAGGGAAAGCAGTATTAGGGCAAGAACATAAAGAATTTATAGTTGAGCAAAAGCCGAAATCACTAGAATCAGAAGCTTATAAAACTTTAAGAACTGATATACAGTACTCATCATTTAATAAACAACTAAAAGCTATGCTGATTACAAGTTCAGAAAGAGAAGAAGGGAAATCAACAGTATCAGGAAATCTTGCATTATCATTTGCTCAAAATGATAAAAAAATAATATTAGTGGATTGTGATTTAAGAAGACCTTCAATTCATAAGAAGTTTAAAATATCTAATTTAGTTGGGCTTTCAGAAATTCTAATAGGTAAAACATCTTTAGAAGAAACAGTACAGCAATATAATGATAATCTTGATATTTTATCTTCTGGTAAGATTCCACCAAATCCATCTGAAATGTTATCATCAAATGCTATGAATAATCTAATAGAAAAGTTAAAAGAAAAATATGACATAGTGATTTTAGATAGTGCTCCACTTCAAGCAGTTACAGACGCTCAAATTTTAGCCACAAAAGTTGATGGAACGATACTTGTTGTACGAGCAGAAAGAACAAAAAAAGAATCAATAATAGAAGCTAAAAGTCTTCTAGATAAAGTTGGTGCCAATATAATAGGAACTGTCTTAAATGCAGCAGAAAATACTAGGGAAAAGTATCATTACTATTGA